The proteins below are encoded in one region of Acanthochromis polyacanthus isolate Apoly-LR-REF ecotype Palm Island chromosome 4, KAUST_Apoly_ChrSc, whole genome shotgun sequence:
- the lim2.2 gene encoding lens intrinsic membrane protein 2.2 encodes MLYTLAGGGTLCGVAALVLLIVSTATDFWMQYRYSGSSANQGLWRFCINHKCHAHTITVAFWDATRAFMLLAVLSCFAGVVLGLSAFTNGTKNRRVRTGGIALVLSGFLALLALAIYTGVTVTFFGKRFLDWRFSWSYILGWVAIILAFAAGVFQLCAYQRTTAEPAPSNNQDT; translated from the exons ATGCTGTATACTTTAGCAGGAGGAGGCACGCTCTGTGGTGTGGCCGCCCTCGTGCTTCTCATTGTTTCTACGGCAACGGACTTCTGGATGCAATATCGATACTCGGGTAGCTCGGCCAATCAGGGCCTTTGGAGGTTCTGCATCAACCACAAATGTCATGCTCACACCATAACTGTAG CCTTCTGGGATGCAACACGGGCCTTCATGCTGCTGGCCGTGCTGAGCTGTTTCGCCGGTGTGGTGCTCGGCCTGAGCGCCTTCACCAACGGCACCAAGAACCGGAGGGTACGCACAGGTGGCATCGCCCTGGTGCTGTCAG GTTTTCTTGCTCTGCTGGCTTTGGCAATCTACACTGGAGTGACTGTCACCTTCTTTGGCAAACGCTTCTTGGACTGGCGCTTCTCCTGGTCCTATATCCTGGGCTGGGTGGCCATCATTCTGGCTTTTGCTGCAG GTGTGTTCCAGCTCTGTGCTTATCAGCGGACCACTGCAGAACCTGCTCCTTCAAATAACCAAGACACCTGA